A window from Oscillatoria sp. FACHB-1406 encodes these proteins:
- a CDS encoding type IV pilin-like G/H family protein yields MKRDFQAKFLRHLSDKKKAEEGFTLIELLVVIIIIGILAAIALPSLLGQVNKGRQAEARNNTGSGNRAQQAFFLENQKFATNMEELGAGLRTQTKNYRYSINTTQANGLGSANFVARPIKPDNAPNNTLKAYVGIVGTIVGDAQIAENLTVGLVCEAKKPFSVVTIDENFKKDLQAATGTEDACVKSIDDKWKDLS; encoded by the coding sequence ATGAAACGCGATTTTCAAGCTAAATTCCTCCGTCATCTCAGCGATAAGAAAAAAGCTGAGGAAGGCTTTACCCTAATTGAACTTTTAGTTGTTATTATCATTATTGGTATTCTCGCTGCTATTGCCCTGCCCTCACTCCTCGGTCAAGTTAATAAAGGTCGGCAAGCAGAAGCCAGAAATAACACAGGTTCTGGTAATCGCGCCCAGCAAGCTTTCTTCCTAGAAAACCAAAAATTTGCTACAAACATGGAGGAACTTGGAGCCGGTCTCAGAACCCAGACCAAAAACTACCGGTACAGCATTAATACCACACAAGCTAATGGACTAGGGTCAGCTAACTTTGTAGCTAGACCAATTAAACCAGATAACGCACCAAACAATACTTTGAAAGCTTACGTTGGAATAGTAGGAACTATCGTAGGAGATGCGCAAATTGCTGAAAATTTAACCGTCGGTCTCGTGTGCGAAGCTAAAAAACCATTTAGCGTTGTCACTATTGATGAAAATTTCAAGAAGGATCTGCAAGCGGCAACGGGTACTGAAGATGCTTGTGTTAAATCTATTGACGATAAGTGGAAAGATTTAAGTTAA
- the priA gene encoding primosomal protein N' — translation MSHRNSGTMVAEPVTAYQTGTQVRDRGWVEVIVDCPNLEDRLLTYRIPSELQIHPGDILSVPVGAQMMGAIAIRIANEPPIGLDASRIKAVEDIVAAGFFPSFYWQLIERVSQYYFTPFMSVVRGALPNGLLQRSQQRIRLRPEVLPAGAAEFCSANARSLLELLQAQKDGDYSAQYLKRQVQGARAGIRELLKRGWVESYLEYPKPPSPKLQKAVTLIGDRVPVDLTSRQREVFDVLRRRGGELWLTELLQICKTSSSVVEKLEQQGCVAIEEREILRLARVPVAIEDAPSQLTPAQTDAIARISPLNRYARILLHGVTGSGKTEVYLQLVATLLAEGKSALILVPEIGLTPQLTDRFRSRFGDRVYIYHSALSPGERYDIWRQMLLGEAQVIVGTRSAVFVPLANLGLIVLDEEHDSSFKQDSPAPTYHARTVAQWRAELEDCPLILGSATPSLETWVAVGERDDIPETQNLYLSLPERIHARPLPPVEIVDMRQELHNGNRSIFSQSLQSALHDLKQRQQQGILFIPRRGHSTFVSCRSCGYVIQCPNCDVSLSYHHTHEGAIELLRCHYCNHSKRHPSQCPECDSPYLKFFGTGTQRVVQDLARDFPELRVIRFDSDTTRTKNAHRTLLTQFARGEADLLVGTQMLTKGLDVAQVTLVGIVAADGLLNRADYRASERAFQTLTQVAGRAGRGEEPGRVILQTYSPDHPTLKAVCRHDYRAFTRETLPQRQQKNYPPYGRSILLRFSGMEESNVQDAAELVADSCRNLLSFPCEILGPAPAVVMRVNNRFRWQIILKFAPESSEELPDLSELRALCPQGVSLTIDVDPLTWE, via the coding sequence ATGTCTCATCGCAATTCGGGGACAATGGTGGCAGAACCCGTCACCGCTTACCAAACCGGCACGCAAGTTCGCGATCGCGGTTGGGTAGAAGTAATAGTAGATTGTCCCAATCTTGAAGACCGTTTGCTGACGTATCGCATTCCCTCAGAACTGCAAATTCATCCTGGAGATATTCTCAGCGTTCCCGTCGGAGCGCAGATGATGGGCGCAATTGCCATTCGCATCGCGAACGAGCCTCCTATTGGCTTAGATGCCAGTCGTATTAAGGCGGTTGAAGATATTGTAGCTGCCGGATTTTTCCCAAGTTTTTATTGGCAGCTAATCGAGCGCGTTTCCCAATATTATTTTACTCCATTCATGAGCGTGGTGCGAGGGGCGCTCCCTAACGGTTTGTTACAACGCTCTCAGCAACGAATTCGCTTGCGGCCGGAGGTTTTACCGGCGGGGGCGGCGGAATTTTGTTCGGCGAATGCGCGATCGCTGCTCGAGTTGCTCCAAGCTCAAAAGGATGGCGATTATAGCGCCCAGTACCTCAAGCGCCAAGTCCAAGGCGCGCGGGCGGGAATTCGCGAACTCCTCAAGCGCGGTTGGGTAGAAAGTTATTTAGAATACCCGAAACCGCCGAGTCCGAAGTTACAAAAAGCGGTAACGTTAATCGGCGATCGCGTTCCCGTCGATCTCACCTCCCGCCAGCGCGAAGTCTTCGACGTACTGCGGCGCAGGGGCGGCGAACTTTGGCTGACGGAATTATTACAAATTTGCAAAACCAGTTCCTCTGTTGTCGAAAAATTAGAACAGCAGGGTTGTGTCGCGATCGAAGAACGAGAAATTTTGCGCCTTGCAAGAGTTCCCGTCGCGATCGAGGATGCGCCATCGCAGTTAACCCCCGCGCAAACCGATGCGATCGCGCGGATCTCTCCCCTCAATCGCTACGCCCGCATTCTCCTCCACGGCGTTACCGGTTCGGGTAAAACCGAAGTCTACCTGCAACTCGTCGCCACTCTCCTCGCTGAAGGCAAATCAGCACTCATTCTCGTCCCCGAAATCGGACTCACCCCGCAACTCACCGATCGCTTTCGCTCCCGTTTTGGCGATCGCGTCTATATTTACCATAGCGCCCTAAGTCCCGGCGAACGCTACGATATCTGGCGGCAAATGCTACTCGGAGAAGCGCAAGTCATCGTCGGGACGCGCTCTGCCGTTTTTGTCCCCCTCGCCAACCTCGGTTTAATCGTCCTCGACGAAGAACACGACTCCAGTTTCAAACAAGACTCTCCCGCCCCCACCTACCACGCTCGCACCGTCGCCCAGTGGCGCGCCGAACTCGAAGATTGCCCCCTCATTCTAGGCTCTGCAACGCCTTCCTTAGAAACTTGGGTGGCAGTTGGTGAGAGGGACGATATTCCCGAAACGCAGAACCTCTACCTCTCCCTTCCCGAACGCATCCACGCCCGCCCCCTCCCGCCCGTGGAAATCGTCGATATGCGCCAAGAACTCCACAACGGCAATCGCTCCATTTTTAGCCAATCCTTGCAAAGCGCCCTCCACGACTTGAAACAGCGCCAACAACAAGGCATCCTCTTTATCCCCCGACGCGGACACAGCACCTTCGTCTCCTGTCGCAGTTGCGGCTACGTTATCCAATGCCCGAACTGCGATGTCTCCCTGTCCTATCACCATACCCACGAAGGCGCGATCGAACTGCTGCGCTGCCACTACTGCAACCACAGCAAGCGCCATCCCTCCCAATGTCCCGAATGCGATTCGCCCTACCTCAAATTCTTCGGGACTGGTACTCAGCGCGTCGTCCAAGACTTAGCTAGGGATTTTCCCGAATTGCGCGTCATTCGTTTCGACAGCGACACCACGCGCACGAAAAACGCCCACCGTACCTTACTCACTCAATTCGCTCGGGGCGAAGCCGATCTTTTAGTCGGGACGCAAATGCTGACGAAGGGATTAGATGTGGCGCAGGTCACGCTAGTCGGAATCGTCGCAGCGGATGGATTGCTGAATCGGGCAGACTATCGGGCGAGCGAGCGGGCGTTTCAAACTTTAACCCAAGTTGCAGGACGAGCGGGACGTGGAGAAGAACCGGGGCGAGTTATCCTGCAAACTTACTCTCCCGACCATCCTACCCTCAAAGCGGTTTGCCGTCACGACTATCGCGCCTTCACCCGCGAAACGCTGCCGCAGCGACAGCAGAAAAATTATCCTCCCTACGGACGCTCGATCTTACTGCGTTTCAGCGGCATGGAAGAGAGCAACGTGCAGGACGCTGCGGAGTTAGTAGCAGATTCTTGTCGCAATCTTCTCTCGTTTCCCTGCGAAATTTTAGGCCCCGCACCTGCTGTCGTCATGCGCGTTAACAACCGCTTTCGCTGGCAAATTATCCTGAAATTTGCCCCCGAATCGAGCGAGGAGTTGCCGGATTTAAGCGAGTTGCGCGCGTTGTGTCCGCAAGGGGTAAGTTTAACGATTGATGTCGATCCCTTGACTTGGGAATGA
- a CDS encoding RNA polymerase sigma factor, RpoD/SigA family — MKSNLNLNLLEDTHTEPLEFEQPLVDIEFSNEVDASARSLAKSPSRGLTDDTVGAFFKAMARYPLLAPDEEVELAQCVKSIVAVEEQREQLKEQFKRNPSKVELARSLDLTERQLDKLLYQGRVAKRKMIRSNLRLVVSIAKRYLNRGVPFLDLIQEGAIGLNRAAEKFDPNKGYKFSTYAYWWIRQAITRTIANDARTIRLPIHIVEKLNKLKKAQRNLKQDLHRNPTEVELAQELEVTPAQLRQLFQLRRQSLSLNHRVGKGEDTELVDLLEDSDLQLPEDRMSETMMRQEIWEVLGDVLTEREKDVISLRYGLNSNQPHTLEEVGGMFNLSRERVRQIQSKAMRKLRRPQVARRLKGWLN, encoded by the coding sequence ATGAAATCTAATTTGAATCTCAACTTGCTCGAGGATACTCACACCGAACCGCTAGAATTCGAGCAACCGTTAGTCGATATCGAATTTTCTAACGAAGTCGATGCCTCAGCCCGAAGTCTAGCTAAAAGTCCGAGTCGAGGACTCACAGACGATACTGTGGGAGCATTTTTTAAAGCAATGGCTCGCTACCCTCTCCTCGCACCCGATGAAGAAGTTGAGTTAGCTCAATGCGTGAAATCCATTGTGGCGGTTGAGGAGCAGCGCGAACAACTCAAGGAACAATTTAAGCGCAACCCGAGTAAAGTAGAATTGGCGCGATCGCTCGATTTAACCGAGCGCCAACTCGATAAACTCCTCTATCAAGGGCGCGTCGCTAAGCGCAAAATGATTCGCTCCAACCTGCGTTTAGTCGTGTCCATCGCCAAGCGCTACCTCAATCGCGGCGTACCTTTCCTAGATTTGATTCAAGAAGGCGCGATCGGTTTGAACCGCGCCGCCGAAAAGTTCGACCCCAACAAAGGCTACAAATTTTCTACCTACGCTTACTGGTGGATTCGGCAAGCCATTACCCGCACGATTGCCAACGATGCGCGCACCATTCGCTTGCCCATTCACATTGTCGAAAAACTTAATAAACTCAAAAAAGCGCAACGCAACCTCAAACAAGACTTGCACCGCAACCCCACAGAAGTCGAACTCGCGCAAGAATTGGAAGTGACTCCCGCGCAACTGCGCCAACTGTTCCAACTGCGGAGGCAATCGCTTTCTCTCAACCATCGCGTCGGTAAAGGCGAAGATACCGAACTCGTCGATTTGCTCGAAGATAGCGATTTGCAACTGCCCGAAGATAGAATGAGCGAAACGATGATGCGCCAAGAAATTTGGGAGGTCTTGGGTGATGTCTTGACAGAACGAGAGAAAGATGTTATATCCCTGCGTTACGGTCTTAACAGCAATCAACCCCATACCTTAGAGGAAGTGGGCGGAATGTTCAACCTCTCGCGCGAGCGCGTTCGTCAAATTCAAAGCAAAGCCATGCGAAAATTGCGTCGCCCGCAAGTTGCTCGCCGTTTGAAAGGGTGGTTGAATTAA
- a CDS encoding M3 family metallopeptidase → MVATATPANPLLLGKGLPPFDEIAPEHIVPGITQLLKELETELANLEANVTPTWEGLVEPLTELSERLRWSWGIISHLMGVKNSPQLRDAYEQIQPNLIQFSNRLSQSQPLYRAFKSLQASETWNGLESAQKRIIEAAIRDAELSGVGLEGEKREKFNQNQLELAELGTKFSNNVLDATKAFKLKLTEPEEVEGLPESWLGLASQTARAEGEEDATPENGPWVLTLDFPSFYPFMQHGKRRDLREKVYKANISRASTGEFDNTPLITRILELRREQSELLGFGNYAELSLARKMAPSVAAVEDLLGELRDVSYDAAKQDYENLKNFAETDDLQPWDVAFWAERQREAKFAFNAEELRPYFPLPRVLEGLFGLAERIFAVEISPTDGTAPVWQKDVRYFEVAKAGEPIAYFYLDAYSRPGEKRGGAWMDDCLGRGKVTVEGKTQVRLPVAYLVCNQTPPVDDKPSLMTFEEVTTLFHEFGHGLQHMLTTVDYPGAAGINNVEWDAVELASQFMENWCYDRATLFGMAKHYETGEPLPEEYYQKLLAARNYMSGSGMLRQIHFSLVDLELHHRYQPGGAETPKDVRDRLAKTTTILPPLPEDAFLCSFGHIFAGGYAAGYYSYKWAEVLSADAFAAFEEVGLENEKAVVETGNRFRDTVLALGGSQPPMAVFKAFRGREPKTEALLRHSGLLAS, encoded by the coding sequence ATGGTCGCTACCGCAACGCCCGCCAATCCCCTCCTCCTCGGAAAAGGGTTGCCTCCCTTCGATGAAATCGCGCCGGAACATATCGTTCCCGGTATTACCCAACTCCTCAAAGAACTCGAAACCGAATTGGCTAACCTCGAAGCCAACGTAACTCCCACTTGGGAAGGCTTAGTCGAACCCCTGACGGAACTGTCCGAACGCCTGCGCTGGAGTTGGGGTATTATTAGTCACCTCATGGGCGTAAAAAATAGCCCCCAATTGCGGGATGCTTACGAACAAATCCAGCCCAACCTAATTCAATTTTCCAACCGCCTCAGCCAAAGTCAGCCACTCTATCGCGCCTTTAAATCTCTTCAAGCCAGCGAAACTTGGAACGGTTTGGAGTCCGCCCAAAAACGCATCATCGAAGCGGCAATTCGCGATGCCGAACTTTCGGGCGTGGGCTTGGAAGGCGAAAAACGGGAGAAATTCAATCAAAATCAATTAGAACTGGCTGAATTGGGAACTAAATTTTCTAATAACGTCCTCGATGCCACCAAAGCTTTTAAACTGAAGCTGACGGAACCGGAAGAAGTGGAGGGTTTGCCGGAGAGTTGGTTGGGTTTAGCTTCGCAAACGGCGCGGGCAGAAGGTGAAGAGGATGCTACGCCGGAAAATGGCCCTTGGGTTTTAACCCTCGATTTTCCTAGCTTTTACCCCTTCATGCAGCATGGCAAGCGCCGCGATTTACGAGAAAAGGTGTATAAGGCAAATATTAGCCGCGCTTCGACCGGAGAGTTCGATAATACGCCGCTTATTACCAGAATTTTAGAATTGCGCCGGGAACAGTCAGAATTGCTCGGATTTGGGAACTATGCCGAATTGAGTTTAGCGCGGAAAATGGCTCCGAGCGTGGCGGCGGTGGAAGATTTGTTAGGCGAGTTGCGCGATGTCAGCTACGATGCGGCGAAGCAGGATTACGAGAACTTGAAAAATTTTGCGGAAACGGACGATTTACAGCCGTGGGATGTGGCGTTTTGGGCAGAACGGCAGCGCGAAGCTAAGTTCGCGTTTAATGCTGAGGAGTTGCGCCCTTATTTCCCTTTACCGCGCGTGTTGGAGGGGTTATTTGGTTTGGCAGAACGCATCTTTGCGGTGGAGATATCACCGACTGATGGTACGGCTCCAGTATGGCAGAAAGACGTGCGCTATTTTGAGGTGGCGAAAGCGGGCGAACCCATCGCTTATTTTTACCTCGATGCTTACAGCCGTCCGGGAGAGAAGCGGGGCGGCGCTTGGATGGATGATTGCCTCGGGCGCGGTAAGGTAACGGTGGAGGGCAAAACTCAGGTGCGGTTGCCGGTGGCATATTTAGTGTGCAATCAAACGCCGCCCGTCGATGATAAGCCAAGTTTAATGACGTTTGAGGAAGTGACGACGCTCTTTCACGAATTCGGCCACGGATTGCAGCATATGCTGACGACGGTGGATTATCCCGGCGCGGCGGGGATTAATAATGTGGAGTGGGATGCGGTGGAGTTGGCGAGCCAGTTTATGGAGAATTGGTGCTACGATCGCGCTACCCTTTTCGGCATGGCGAAACACTACGAAACCGGCGAACCCCTACCGGAGGAGTATTACCAAAAATTGCTCGCCGCGCGCAACTATATGAGCGGTTCGGGGATGTTACGCCAGATTCATTTTAGCTTGGTCGATCTCGAACTGCATCACCGCTATCAACCCGGAGGTGCAGAAACGCCAAAGGATGTGCGCGATCGCCTTGCTAAAACGACAACCATTTTGCCCCCCCTTCCTGAAGATGCCTTTTTGTGTTCTTTCGGACATATCTTTGCAGGCGGTTACGCGGCAGGTTACTACAGTTATAAGTGGGCGGAAGTCCTCAGCGCCGATGCGTTTGCTGCGTTTGAGGAAGTAGGATTGGAAAATGAAAAAGCTGTCGTCGAGACGGGAAACCGCTTCCGCGATACCGTGCTAGCATTAGGCGGTTCTCAGCCGCCGATGGCTGTTTTTAAAGCTTTTCGAGGGCGGGAACCGAAAACCGAAGCCCTGTTGCGCCATAGCGGTTTACTGGCGAGTTAA
- a CDS encoding MBL fold metallo-hydrolase, which produces MSPARSESVSDRDRLSCFPYGVGHSTEGVCLSIRLGPHRILLDCGLQDLSSLTRDRQPPADWVFCTNARRDRARGLLELHETYPQLPIYGSEVTAKLLPLNWLERPLDEIPRFCQGIPWRSLQELSKGLTIELFPAGNLPGSAAILLSYAAPERTYKVLYTGDFFLSNSRLVEGLSVESLRGSSPDILIIEGTYGTARHPRRRQQEKQLIEKIDRALAENRSVLLPVPPLGLGQEILMLLRSHHQFTGRDVDIWVDGEVAIACDFYLELLPQLPTSVQNFAKHQALFWDEQILPHLRRLSGNFEKIPRYPCIAIVDDTLDFRTERLPDSELWTILWPEPLSSERRDELEQQLLEWPNYQLDSYLLSEHSDGRNTTQLIHNIRPQHVIFVRGSALNLADLTSLEELQNRYQLHSPPAGTLVELPVGDTFIQPAPPTETNYEGELNELETSVNIILPNAIAIDPHWKNFAETGIVEARWQGEELVLRGLSQRELLGNSQQTRPQIDLDCCGTCLHQRSQRCYNPASPLYSFKVTPDGYCPAFEMNNE; this is translated from the coding sequence ATGAGTCCAGCGCGTTCTGAATCGGTTAGCGATCGCGATCGACTTTCCTGTTTCCCTTATGGCGTGGGACACAGTACGGAAGGCGTTTGTTTGTCAATTCGCCTGGGGCCGCATCGCATTTTACTCGATTGCGGTCTTCAGGATCTTTCTTCTTTAACGCGCGATCGCCAGCCGCCCGCCGATTGGGTATTTTGTACGAATGCCCGCCGCGATCGCGCCCGAGGCTTGCTGGAACTCCACGAAACCTATCCCCAACTTCCCATTTACGGCAGCGAAGTGACAGCAAAGCTGTTGCCCCTCAATTGGCTCGAACGCCCGTTGGATGAAATTCCTAGGTTTTGTCAAGGGATACCTTGGCGATCGTTACAAGAATTATCAAAGGGTCTGACAATCGAGCTATTTCCCGCCGGAAACCTACCGGGATCGGCAGCAATTCTCCTGAGTTACGCCGCACCGGAACGGACGTATAAAGTGCTGTATACCGGCGATTTTTTCCTGTCGAATTCGCGTTTAGTGGAGGGATTATCGGTTGAAAGTTTGCGCGGTTCGAGTCCCGATATTTTGATAATTGAAGGGACTTACGGGACAGCGAGACATCCGCGCCGCCGTCAGCAGGAAAAGCAATTAATCGAAAAAATCGATCGCGCTTTAGCAGAAAACCGTTCCGTTTTGCTTCCTGTTCCCCCTTTAGGATTGGGGCAAGAAATTTTGATGTTACTGCGATCGCACCATCAGTTTACCGGCCGCGATGTCGATATTTGGGTCGATGGCGAAGTAGCGATTGCTTGCGATTTTTACCTCGAACTACTACCGCAACTCCCCACCTCCGTCCAGAACTTTGCCAAACATCAAGCCCTCTTTTGGGACGAACAAATTCTGCCACATCTGCGCCGCTTATCGGGAAACTTCGAGAAAATTCCTCGCTATCCCTGTATTGCGATCGTCGATGATACCCTAGACTTTAGAACCGAGCGCTTACCCGATAGCGAACTCTGGACAATTTTATGGCCGGAACCCCTCAGTTCGGAACGCCGCGACGAACTCGAACAGCAACTTTTAGAATGGCCTAATTATCAGCTAGATAGCTACTTACTCTCCGAACACAGCGATGGGCGCAACACCACGCAATTAATTCATAATATTCGTCCCCAGCACGTCATTTTTGTTCGCGGTTCCGCCCTCAATCTCGCCGACTTAACCAGTCTCGAAGAACTACAAAATCGCTACCAACTGCACTCCCCCCCCGCCGGAACCCTCGTCGAACTGCCCGTCGGCGATACTTTTATTCAGCCCGCCCCCCCGACTGAAACCAACTATGAAGGGGAATTGAACGAACTCGAGACCAGCGTTAATATTATCCTGCCCAACGCGATCGCGATCGATCCCCACTGGAAAAACTTTGCTGAAACCGGAATTGTTGAAGCCCGCTGGCAAGGCGAAGAATTAGTTTTGCGCGGACTTTCGCAACGAGAATTGCTCGGAAACAGCCAACAAACGCGGCCGCAAATCGACCTCGACTGTTGCGGAACTTGCCTCCACCAACGCAGTCAGCGCTGTTACAATCCTGCCTCGCCCCTCTATAGTTTTAAAGTCACGCCCGATGGTTATTGCCCCGCGTTTGAAATGAATAATGAATGA
- the trxB gene encoding thioredoxin-disulfide reductase translates to MNSPTIENLVIIGSGPAGYTAAIYAARANLKPVMFEGFQAGGLPGGQLMTTTEVENFPGFPEGITGPQLMDRMKAQAVRWGTECYTEDVTEVDIGQRPFVVKSRDREIRANSIIIATGATAKRLNLPSEAKYWSNGISACAICDGATPIFKGEELAVVGGGDSAAEEAAYLTKYGSRVHLLVRGEKMRASKTMQDRVLNNPKITVHWNAQPVDVFGENGRMTGVRLKDTQTGEESDLAVRGLFYAIGHTPNTGLFKGQLELDEVGYIVTESDSVATNVEGVFAAGDVQDREYRQAITAAGTGCMAALLAERWLAEKGLIQEFHQSPESEVAKPVEEEKAVADTEATFDIAETRHIGGYALRKLFHESDRAILVKYVSPNCGPCHTLKPILSKVVEEFDGKIHFVEIDIDAEPEIAQNAQVMGTPTVQLFKEQELLNEFKGVKQKSDYRKAIEACL, encoded by the coding sequence ATGAACTCTCCTACCATCGAAAACTTGGTCATTATTGGTTCCGGCCCCGCAGGCTACACGGCGGCGATTTACGCGGCGAGGGCGAACCTCAAACCCGTTATGTTTGAAGGGTTTCAGGCGGGGGGGCTTCCGGGCGGGCAGTTGATGACGACGACGGAGGTGGAGAATTTTCCGGGGTTTCCGGAAGGGATTACCGGGCCGCAGTTGATGGATAGGATGAAAGCACAGGCGGTACGGTGGGGGACGGAGTGTTATACGGAGGATGTGACGGAGGTGGATATCGGTCAGCGTCCTTTCGTGGTAAAGTCGCGCGATCGCGAAATTCGTGCCAATAGTATTATCATCGCAACCGGCGCAACTGCCAAGCGGTTAAACCTCCCCTCGGAAGCCAAATATTGGAGTAACGGGATTTCGGCTTGTGCAATTTGCGACGGCGCAACGCCGATTTTTAAGGGTGAGGAACTGGCGGTTGTCGGCGGCGGCGATTCGGCGGCGGAGGAGGCGGCATATTTAACGAAGTACGGTTCGCGCGTCCATCTGTTGGTTCGCGGCGAGAAAATGCGGGCGAGTAAAACGATGCAAGATCGCGTGCTGAATAATCCTAAGATTACGGTGCATTGGAATGCTCAGCCGGTGGATGTTTTTGGCGAAAATGGCAGGATGACGGGGGTGAGGTTGAAGGATACCCAAACGGGCGAGGAAAGCGATTTAGCGGTACGAGGGTTATTTTACGCGATCGGCCATACGCCAAATACGGGCTTATTTAAGGGGCAGTTGGAACTGGATGAGGTAGGGTACATCGTAACCGAATCGGACTCGGTAGCGACGAACGTAGAGGGCGTATTTGCGGCGGGCGATGTCCAGGATCGTGAGTACCGCCAAGCGATTACGGCGGCGGGAACGGGCTGTATGGCGGCGCTATTGGCAGAACGTTGGCTGGCGGAAAAGGGGTTAATTCAAGAGTTTCACCAAAGTCCGGAGTCGGAAGTTGCGAAACCCGTGGAGGAGGAGAAGGCAGTTGCGGATACGGAGGCGACTTTTGATATTGCCGAGACGCGCCATATCGGGGGGTATGCGCTGCGTAAATTATTCCATGAAAGCGATCGCGCCATCCTAGTTAAATACGTCTCTCCTAATTGCGGCCCCTGCCACACTTTGAAGCCAATTTTGAGTAAAGTTGTTGAGGAATTCGACGGTAAAATTCACTTCGTTGAAATCGATATCGATGCGGAACCGGAGATCGCTCAAAACGCACAAGTCATGGGTACGCCGACGGTACAGTTGTTTAAGGAACAGGAGTTATTAAACGAGTTTAAGGGCGTGAAGCAAAAGAGCGATTACCGTAAAGCGATTGAGGCTTGTTTGTAG
- a CDS encoding nitrate reductase associated protein, translating into MNHFFKFETDFVESLRCIPMQVRLKLDTCGVKLKLAHWNQLSTEERQSLVEKPCTTEAESKAYREDLQQLVIEHTGQPAGELAIDPHPPWLDTATIPEEVQLKAAEFGKQLTLQDWNNLTPEQRFALIKLSRPSHENKNFLPALQEFKLL; encoded by the coding sequence ATGAATCATTTTTTTAAATTTGAAACCGACTTTGTAGAATCTTTGCGCTGCATTCCCATGCAAGTTCGACTCAAACTCGATACCTGCGGCGTTAAGCTCAAACTCGCCCATTGGAATCAACTCAGCACCGAAGAACGACAAAGCTTAGTTGAAAAACCATGCACGACTGAAGCTGAAAGTAAAGCCTATCGAGAGGACTTGCAACAATTAGTTATCGAGCATACCGGACAACCTGCCGGAGAACTCGCGATCGATCCCCATCCGCCTTGGTTAGATACTGCAACAATTCCCGAAGAAGTGCAACTGAAAGCCGCAGAATTTGGCAAACAATTAACCCTTCAAGACTGGAATAATTTAACGCCAGAGCAACGATTTGCACTAATTAAACTCAGTCGCCCCAGTCATGAAAATAAAAACTTTTTACCCGCGCTGCAAGAGTTTAAATTGTTATAG
- a CDS encoding GNAT family N-acetyltransferase has product MNSPLIIRPTTPQDVSTLFKLIQALAEYEKLSHAVTGNAAALGEHLFGDRPYAEALIAEWEGEAAGFALFFQNYSTFLTQPGIYLEDLFVLPQYRRQGIGKALLAEVARLAVERKAGRLEWSVLDWNEPAIAFYKQMGAKILLEWQICRVTGTALPELAQAALS; this is encoded by the coding sequence TTGAATTCCCCCTTAATCATCCGTCCGACAACGCCTCAAGATGTCTCTACCCTCTTTAAACTAATTCAAGCGCTGGCAGAATACGAAAAACTGTCCCACGCCGTTACCGGCAATGCGGCTGCTTTAGGCGAACATTTGTTCGGCGATCGCCCTTATGCTGAAGCCTTAATCGCGGAGTGGGAAGGGGAAGCAGCGGGATTTGCCCTGTTTTTCCAGAACTATTCCACCTTTTTAACCCAACCGGGGATTTACCTGGAAGACTTGTTCGTGCTGCCCCAATATCGCCGTCAGGGAATTGGCAAAGCATTACTCGCTGAAGTCGCGCGATTGGCGGTGGAACGTAAGGCAGGACGATTGGAGTGGAGCGTTTTGGATTGGAACGAACCCGCGATCGCATTCTACAAACAGATGGGCGCAAAGATTCTGCTTGAATGGCAGATTTGCCGCGTAACGGGGACTGCCCTACCCGAGTTGGCGCAGGCCGCGTTAAGCTGA